One region of Thermoanaerobaculia bacterium genomic DNA includes:
- a CDS encoding FMN-binding protein — protein MIGKQVRIVLILVIVCLVIGGSVSYFAAYTQPMIERNAREALKKAVNEVLPGVDSFEEIVPGDSFRVYKGKDAGGNTIGYAIYRVGVGFQDKIALIFGVDPDMTKIFALNILDQKETPGLGAKITDDKAFLGFWKEKSLTSPISYAKPPRPADALSDSQINAISGATISSDAVVKIVNAAVEEARGRIGGES, from the coding sequence ATGATCGGCAAACAGGTCCGGATTGTCCTGATCCTCGTGATCGTGTGCCTCGTGATCGGAGGGTCGGTCTCCTACTTTGCCGCCTATACCCAGCCCATGATTGAACGGAATGCCCGGGAAGCGCTCAAGAAGGCCGTCAACGAAGTCCTTCCCGGCGTCGACTCCTTCGAGGAGATTGTACCGGGAGATTCCTTTCGGGTTTACAAAGGAAAAGATGCGGGGGGAAATACCATCGGATATGCGATCTACCGGGTAGGAGTTGGATTTCAGGATAAGATCGCCCTGATCTTCGGCGTGGATCCCGACATGACCAAAATCTTTGCCCTGAACATCCTGGATCAGAAGGAGACCCCCGGCCTGGGTGCCAAGATCACTGACGACAAGGCCTTCCTGGGATTCTGGAAGGAGAAGAGCCTGACGTCCCCGATATCCTATGCCAAACCGCCCCGCCCCGCTGACGCCCTGAGTGACAGCCAGATCAACGCCATTTCCGGAGCGACCATCTCCTCAGATGCCGTGGTGAAGATTGTGAATGCCGCCGTGGAAGAGGCGCGGGGGCGGATTGGAGGTGAATCGTGA
- a CDS encoding FAD:protein FMN transferase: MVEVTYRGQSNSLEQSIQSEFERIYQAYTPSSKDNLLSEINASDGQPVPVDPETVHLIHEAIQISMWTQGTFDISVQPLLRLWGFNFDQKKVTIPGEDELLKALSSVGYQKIQLSEHSVTLPVGGGIDLGGIAKGYAVDRAADIFFRHGVEDFLINAGGDLRAGGLNSRGTEWVIGIQHPRSEGLITTTTLKNRALVTSGDYQRFVDIDGVRYHHILDPQTGLPFRIWTSMTVTAPSCMTADALATGLFGMTEEEIRNVIKEHHADVTFLGVTQSLNLISGP, from the coding sequence ATGGTTGAAGTCACGTACCGGGGGCAATCCAATTCCCTGGAGCAGTCCATCCAGAGTGAATTCGAGCGGATCTATCAGGCCTATACCCCTTCCTCCAAAGATAATCTCCTCTCGGAGATCAATGCATCGGACGGACAGCCGGTCCCGGTCGATCCCGAGACCGTTCACCTGATCCATGAAGCCATCCAAATTTCCATGTGGACTCAGGGAACCTTTGACATTTCCGTTCAACCTCTCCTCCGGCTATGGGGATTTAATTTTGATCAGAAAAAGGTAACGATTCCAGGGGAAGATGAGCTTCTCAAAGCTCTTTCCTCTGTGGGGTATCAAAAAATCCAACTTTCTGAACATTCCGTCACCCTTCCTGTCGGGGGAGGCATCGATCTGGGAGGGATAGCCAAAGGATATGCCGTAGACCGGGCGGCCGATATTTTTTTTCGCCATGGCGTCGAAGATTTTTTAATCAACGCCGGGGGCGACCTGAGAGCCGGCGGCCTCAATTCCCGGGGAACCGAGTGGGTGATCGGGATTCAGCACCCCCGTTCGGAAGGCCTGATTACGACCACAACTTTGAAAAACCGGGCCCTGGTGACCTCGGGAGATTACCAGCGCTTCGTCGATATCGATGGAGTCCGCTATCATCACATCCTCGATCCACAGACCGGGCTCCCCTTTCGCATCTGGACTTCCATGACCGTGACGGCACCGTCCTGCATGACGGCGGACGCGCTGGCCACGGGACTTTTCGGCATGACGGAAGAAGAGATTCGAAATGTGATCAAAGAACACCATGCCGATGTTACCTTTCTGGGTGTGACACAATCCCTGAATCTGATCTCCGGACCGTGA
- a CDS encoding RnfABCDGE type electron transport complex subunit D, whose amino-acid sequence MSEPNYLSRTLLLSSPHARRKDSVPVIMYWVVGALLFPVAGSIYYFGWNATRLLAACILGCVITEVLFLLGRKKDLSACYDGSALITGILLALTLPPGLKTSYAVIGGIVAVGLGKQVFGGLGFNIFNPALVGRAFLQAAFPVAMTTWTPPRTLEVVDAVSFATPLGGFKFSGILTDPNSLLFGSIGGSLGETSALLLLIGGLILLMKGYIDWKIPAGIFVTVAIFTGILHSVNPDRYADPIFHLLAGGLMLGAIFMATDMVTSPLTPRGTWIYAVGIGILIVVIRVFGGLPEGVMYSILIMNGFVPLLNKLTRSRILGEGGAR is encoded by the coding sequence ATGAGTGAGCCCAACTACCTTTCCCGTACCCTTCTCCTCTCCTCACCCCACGCACGAAGGAAGGACTCCGTTCCCGTCATCATGTACTGGGTCGTCGGAGCCCTTCTTTTTCCCGTTGCCGGTTCGATCTATTACTTCGGGTGGAACGCTACTCGACTTCTGGCGGCCTGCATCCTGGGCTGCGTCATCACTGAAGTTCTCTTTCTTCTGGGCAGGAAAAAGGATCTTTCGGCCTGTTACGACGGTTCGGCCCTGATCACCGGGATCCTCCTTGCCCTTACCCTTCCTCCGGGCCTGAAAACCTCGTATGCTGTCATCGGCGGTATTGTCGCCGTCGGTCTCGGAAAGCAGGTCTTCGGAGGGCTGGGCTTCAATATCTTTAATCCCGCCCTTGTGGGCCGCGCCTTTCTCCAGGCGGCCTTCCCCGTTGCTATGACTACATGGACACCTCCCCGAACCCTTGAGGTTGTGGATGCCGTCTCCTTTGCCACGCCTCTTGGAGGATTCAAGTTTTCGGGCATTCTCACCGATCCCAATTCTCTGCTTTTCGGTTCCATCGGAGGTTCTCTGGGTGAAACCTCCGCCCTCCTGCTCCTGATCGGAGGATTGATTCTCCTCATGAAGGGATATATCGACTGGAAGATTCCTGCAGGTATCTTCGTCACCGTAGCCATATTCACCGGGATTCTGCATTCCGTGAATCCGGATCGCTACGCCGATCCCATATTCCATCTCCTCGCCGGCGGACTCATGCTTGGTGCGATCTTCATGGCCACCGACATGGTGACCTCCCCCCTGACTCCCCGCGGAACCTGGATCTACGCGGTTGGGATCGGGATCCTGATCGTTGTGATTCGAGTTTTCGGCGGTCTGCCGGAGGGTGTCATGTACTCCATCCTGATCATGAACGGGTTCGTTCCCCTGCTGAACAAGCTGACAAGGTCCCGAATTCTCGGGGAAGGAGGAGCGCGATGA
- a CDS encoding HEAT repeat domain-containing protein: MTEWTHTRRDQYIRNHIDSWIRDQLSVEGTITPRISRLRPEGDRVHVKGRADIRDAGTIRKIEFAFVIKFSESLPPMVQGSMKRSPQSREWTLVDGDRPFLFRSAKPSTTLLSNRKRAFILAAFLTLVSVPLATPLVPRIAEGLWSLTWKTTTGTWNDQGSGYIFPGPDGTPVAGQRYTAWKPSPSFGDYDDLFKEAVPPFHLKGKSILIHIHPTRPDQSLLHAGVPIQAVHLLFLLSALLFPAFFLWIRVLRRDKTAALSQEQPRNLWIAFSLFLGSFILLFPLLSLWSIGFHTLPPSWPFLTLWLCLSSGILYPKPWLRLYRIPLVQRILFWTLVWALTPLLLAVIGFTFPAIAIAVMGTLLVLLFLYPFLRPEATTPFSLLFLSIWIPTYIAGLISPSRAFFFFLYQHFPDISYYWFLPGTDAPRFGAMVDLYIAISGIVFCMVTTILDTIWRARQAMQVENLPTARSRSAAPGIAEFKGTARSLPENRGNSILYYNSSTPSEARIRSFYLEDESGQILVDPRGAYFRIGRASSLAGRVCEIVLTRRVQKSDLTHPHIMELRDGDPVYVVGNVQENPDAGEEATDSDRLVVKPLVEPVHVNPLWQLLFAKLHTPPRRDIQHVFFLSDTTENRAERLIRRGILHVWLTSLFWILPCLWMIGAQVPRVGQDRSAWTIEEIIQFAPESERIPLVRERLIHPEPRQRRKAVEYLADTAGREDPSFAPALIPLLLDPDRGVRRTTADVLYRIKVDHSASFRVPFILKTLRTGSVELKRLAAFLLRKTGGDPGAVVPALARALSDENHNVRANAAWSISYIGWYDKPSLEKLVQCLEDPDSEVREAATHAIVQLPLPPDQGLPIARQMFHSGDPILLKGAARSIKRYGEDGSTFLPELADLLNHDDSGVRLQAVVAMGAIHNVPPSIVQNLLPLLNDPETGVRQFTVETLGKIGVKSREVLDALLDTLNDRATWVRREAVGVLGKLGTGDPEVIRRMGDLLRDSDERVRMDAVHNLSGIGKDALPAMNGLTAALTGSDDRVREEAASVLGDIGPAASEAAPVLLACLKDENTRIRQAAIRALGRIQPNNPLILNELKTMLDSATDPSMKNEIRMTLQQVLNTPQRRAALAVLARKGVHQPEDLPSLLFLLSDYEESVRAASVSAIGDMEAMGAPAYHELRTHLNDPSPPVRARTCIALGKIPSFAGDSIGDIADLLSDPDSYVRLCAAQSLAAFGPELLPVRDKIAKALRDPDHSVHALAARALASSGSPEKSSLSSITRLMKDQNPECRRNALKVATSMGIEAVSLIPAIIALLQDPDYHVRRYAAEALGSMGPSGSPAVPNLILAIEDKEIQIYAIRALGSIGPPAVEAIPVLENLMSTHPPPYLQNEIRDALIKIRP; encoded by the coding sequence ATGACTGAGTGGACCCATACGAGGCGGGACCAGTACATCCGGAACCATATTGATTCCTGGATCAGGGATCAATTATCGGTTGAAGGTACGATAACTCCCCGGATTTCCAGATTACGGCCGGAAGGAGACCGGGTTCATGTCAAAGGACGGGCCGACATTCGGGATGCCGGCACCATACGAAAGATTGAATTTGCATTTGTAATCAAATTTTCAGAAAGCCTGCCTCCCATGGTCCAGGGATCCATGAAACGAAGTCCGCAATCCAGAGAGTGGACTCTCGTCGATGGAGATCGCCCTTTCCTCTTTCGCTCGGCTAAACCCTCAACCACTCTTCTCAGTAACAGAAAAAGGGCCTTTATCCTGGCTGCGTTCCTTACCCTGGTTTCCGTCCCGCTTGCAACACCTCTTGTTCCCCGAATTGCGGAAGGTCTATGGTCCCTCACATGGAAAACCACCACGGGGACATGGAATGACCAGGGCTCCGGGTATATCTTTCCCGGTCCCGACGGGACACCGGTTGCCGGACAGAGATACACCGCCTGGAAGCCTTCCCCTTCGTTTGGCGATTACGATGATCTCTTCAAGGAAGCCGTACCGCCGTTCCACCTCAAAGGGAAGTCGATTCTCATCCATATCCATCCGACGCGACCCGATCAGTCTCTTCTGCATGCCGGCGTTCCCATCCAGGCTGTCCATCTTCTCTTTCTTCTATCGGCTCTTCTTTTTCCTGCTTTTTTCCTCTGGATTCGGGTGTTGAGACGCGACAAGACCGCGGCGCTTTCACAGGAGCAGCCCCGAAATCTCTGGATTGCATTTTCCCTCTTTCTTGGCAGTTTCATCCTTCTTTTCCCGCTTCTGAGCCTGTGGTCTATCGGGTTCCATACCCTCCCGCCCTCCTGGCCCTTTCTGACTCTCTGGCTCTGCCTTTCCTCAGGGATTCTCTATCCCAAACCATGGCTCCGGCTCTATCGAATCCCATTGGTTCAGAGAATCTTATTCTGGACCCTTGTCTGGGCTTTAACACCTCTTCTTCTTGCCGTTATAGGGTTCACCTTTCCCGCGATCGCCATCGCAGTAATGGGAACCCTTCTCGTACTGCTGTTCCTCTATCCCTTTCTCCGCCCGGAGGCCACGACGCCCTTCTCCCTGCTCTTTCTTTCGATCTGGATTCCGACATACATCGCGGGATTAATTTCTCCCTCGCGAGCCTTTTTCTTCTTTCTCTACCAGCACTTTCCCGACATCTCCTATTACTGGTTCCTGCCCGGGACCGATGCTCCCCGGTTCGGGGCCATGGTGGATCTCTACATTGCGATATCCGGGATCGTCTTCTGCATGGTCACAACGATTCTGGACACGATCTGGCGGGCCCGGCAGGCCATGCAGGTTGAGAATCTGCCCACGGCACGGTCCCGTTCCGCCGCACCCGGAATTGCTGAGTTCAAAGGAACCGCCCGCTCCCTGCCCGAGAACAGGGGAAACTCCATCCTCTACTATAATTCCAGCACTCCTTCCGAAGCCAGGATACGGTCCTTCTATCTTGAAGACGAATCGGGCCAAATCCTTGTGGATCCCCGGGGCGCGTATTTTAGGATCGGCCGTGCTTCCAGCCTGGCCGGAAGGGTATGCGAAATCGTTCTCACCCGCAGGGTTCAAAAATCCGATCTTACCCATCCCCATATAATGGAACTCAGGGATGGGGATCCCGTCTACGTCGTTGGAAATGTCCAGGAAAATCCTGATGCAGGAGAGGAGGCCACGGATTCGGATCGGCTGGTCGTGAAACCCCTTGTGGAGCCGGTCCATGTCAATCCTTTGTGGCAGCTGTTGTTTGCAAAGCTTCACACTCCACCCCGCCGGGATATTCAGCATGTCTTCTTCCTTTCCGATACGACGGAAAATCGAGCCGAACGATTAATCCGCAGAGGTATTCTTCATGTTTGGCTTACCTCTCTCTTCTGGATCCTCCCCTGCCTGTGGATGATCGGAGCCCAGGTTCCCAGAGTGGGACAGGATCGATCAGCCTGGACGATAGAAGAAATCATTCAGTTCGCTCCGGAATCGGAACGGATCCCGCTGGTTCGGGAAAGGCTGATCCACCCCGAACCGCGTCAGAGGCGGAAGGCAGTGGAGTACCTTGCCGATACGGCGGGAAGAGAGGATCCTTCGTTTGCTCCAGCACTCATTCCTCTCCTTCTCGATCCTGATCGGGGTGTGCGAAGGACGACAGCCGATGTCCTCTACCGTATCAAGGTGGACCATTCTGCTTCGTTTCGGGTGCCGTTCATTCTGAAGACCCTTCGGACCGGGAGCGTTGAATTGAAACGCCTGGCAGCCTTCCTCCTGCGAAAGACCGGAGGGGACCCCGGCGCCGTGGTACCGGCACTTGCCCGAGCGCTTTCGGATGAAAACCATAATGTCCGGGCCAATGCTGCATGGTCGATCTCCTATATCGGCTGGTACGATAAACCGTCCCTTGAAAAGCTTGTCCAATGCCTCGAGGATCCCGATTCGGAGGTTCGGGAAGCAGCGACCCACGCCATTGTCCAGCTCCCTCTTCCTCCTGATCAGGGTCTTCCCATTGCAAGACAGATGTTTCATTCAGGAGACCCGATCCTTCTCAAAGGAGCCGCCCGATCCATCAAACGTTACGGGGAGGATGGCTCTACATTCCTTCCTGAACTGGCTGATCTTTTGAATCATGATGATTCGGGAGTCCGTCTTCAGGCCGTCGTTGCGATGGGCGCAATCCATAACGTACCCCCCTCTATCGTCCAGAACCTCCTGCCGCTGTTGAACGATCCCGAGACGGGTGTCCGGCAGTTCACCGTTGAGACTCTGGGAAAAATCGGCGTCAAAAGCCGTGAAGTCCTTGATGCCCTGCTGGATACCCTGAATGACAGGGCCACCTGGGTCAGACGCGAAGCCGTCGGGGTTCTCGGCAAACTTGGAACCGGGGATCCAGAAGTCATCCGGAGAATGGGTGATCTTCTGAGGGATTCCGATGAACGTGTACGAATGGATGCCGTGCATAACCTTTCAGGAATCGGGAAGGATGCTTTACCCGCGATGAACGGGCTGACGGCCGCTCTTACCGGCAGTGATGACAGGGTCCGGGAGGAAGCCGCATCGGTCCTGGGTGATATCGGGCCTGCGGCAAGCGAGGCGGCCCCGGTTCTTCTCGCCTGTCTGAAAGATGAAAACACACGGATCCGACAAGCAGCAATTCGAGCCCTTGGAAGGATCCAGCCCAACAATCCCTTAATCCTCAATGAGCTGAAGACGATGCTGGATTCGGCCACCGATCCTTCGATGAAAAATGAGATTCGAATGACCCTTCAGCAGGTTCTGAACACTCCGCAGCGGAGGGCCGCCCTGGCCGTCCTTGCGCGGAAAGGAGTCCATCAACCGGAGGATCTGCCTTCGTTGCTCTTTTTGTTGAGCGATTACGAGGAATCGGTACGGGCCGCATCCGTTTCCGCGATTGGAGATATGGAAGCGATGGGTGCTCCAGCCTATCACGAACTCCGTACCCATCTGAACGATCCCAGCCCGCCGGTACGGGCCAGAACCTGTATTGCCCTTGGTAAAATACCTTCGTTCGCAGGGGATTCTATTGGCGACATAGCAGATCTTCTTTCCGACCCGGACAGTTATGTCCGGCTCTGCGCGGCTCAATCTCTGGCTGCGTTCGGACCGGAGCTTCTCCCTGTCAGGGACAAGATTGCAAAGGCTCTTCGGGATCCGGATCACAGTGTTCATGCCCTCGCGGCTCGAGCCCTCGCATCATCCGGATCGCCGGAAAAATCCTCCCTTTCTTCCATCACCAGGCTGATGAAGGATCAGAATCCTGAATGCCGCCGAAACGCACTTAAGGTCGCAACTTCCATGGGGATCGAAGCCGTGTCTCTGATTCCTGCCATTATCGCCCTTCTGCAGGATCCCGACTACCATGTCCGCCGATACGCTGCGGAAGCCCTGGGCTCGATGGGACCTTCCGGATCTCCAGCCGTTCCCAATCTGATTTTAGCAATAGAGGACAAAGAAATTCAGATCTATGCCATACGGGCACTCGGATCGATCGGCCCTCCCGCCGTGGAGGCAATACCCGTGCTTGAGAACCTAATGAGTACCCATCCCCCACCCTATCTCCAGAACGAAATCCGGGATGCCCTTATTAAAATCAGGCCATAA
- the rsxC gene encoding electron transport complex subunit RsxC, which produces MRSKSFRKGIHPPDRKGASNALSTEVFPPVERVVIPLHQHTGAPAEPLVKKGDNVARGQKIGEARGLISACIHASISGTVKAVDPMLSPSGKSVLSIQIDSDGEDTLHESVCPLKEDLSSYTPDEVRQVIREAGIVGLGGAAFPTAVKLTPPREYPVDTVILNGAECEPFLTTDHRVMLERADDLIAGADILRTTVGAAKVVLGVETNKMDVITLYESKLRGRLDFTVVPLRTKYPQGGEKMLIKAILGREVPRGGLPFHCGVLVQNVGTTVAVLDALKTGMPLIERGLTVSGDAVTTPKNLQVRIGTSFHDILTHCGGSMEEIGSLIMGGPMMGVSQWTDEIPVVKATSGILAFRRPGAGPEKEYPCIRCNSCATHCPMNLIPTRIVTFAKHGRIDEAQKWGLMDCMECGTCAYACPARIPLVQWVRVGKYDVFQSRKRAEARS; this is translated from the coding sequence ATGCGTTCTAAATCGTTTCGAAAGGGAATTCACCCTCCCGATCGCAAAGGTGCATCCAATGCCCTTTCTACCGAGGTATTTCCCCCGGTTGAGCGGGTGGTCATCCCCCTCCATCAGCACACGGGGGCCCCGGCTGAACCTCTTGTGAAAAAAGGTGACAATGTAGCTCGCGGGCAAAAGATCGGAGAGGCCCGGGGTCTCATTTCCGCCTGCATACATGCCTCGATCTCCGGAACCGTGAAGGCCGTCGATCCCATGCTCAGCCCTTCGGGAAAGTCGGTTCTCTCTATTCAGATTGACTCCGACGGAGAGGACACCCTTCACGAATCCGTCTGTCCCCTGAAAGAAGACCTTTCCTCTTACACCCCCGATGAAGTCCGTCAGGTGATCCGGGAAGCCGGGATCGTAGGTTTAGGCGGTGCCGCCTTTCCTACGGCGGTAAAGCTGACTCCTCCCCGTGAGTACCCTGTGGACACGGTGATTCTGAATGGTGCCGAATGCGAGCCCTTCCTGACCACGGACCATCGGGTGATGCTGGAGCGGGCCGACGATCTGATCGCGGGAGCGGACATCCTGAGAACCACGGTCGGCGCCGCAAAGGTCGTGCTGGGAGTCGAAACCAACAAGATGGATGTCATTACCCTCTACGAGTCAAAGCTCCGCGGCCGCCTTGATTTCACCGTTGTACCATTACGAACCAAATATCCCCAGGGCGGGGAAAAGATGCTGATCAAGGCCATCCTTGGCCGCGAAGTCCCTCGCGGAGGACTTCCCTTTCATTGCGGGGTCCTTGTCCAGAATGTGGGTACGACCGTGGCGGTCCTGGATGCCCTCAAAACGGGAATGCCATTGATCGAGCGGGGACTCACCGTCTCAGGAGACGCTGTAACCACGCCGAAAAACCTCCAGGTTCGCATCGGTACCTCCTTTCACGACATCCTCACCCATTGCGGCGGATCGATGGAGGAAATCGGATCTCTGATCATGGGAGGCCCCATGATGGGAGTCTCCCAGTGGACGGACGAAATTCCCGTTGTAAAGGCCACCTCGGGGATTCTGGCTTTCCGGAGACCCGGAGCGGGTCCGGAAAAAGAATATCCCTGCATCCGGTGTAATTCGTGCGCCACCCATTGCCCGATGAACCTGATTCCAACCCGGATCGTCACCTTCGCGAAGCACGGCCGAATCGATGAGGCTCAAAAGTGGGGCCTCATGGATTGCATGGAGTGCGGCACCTGTGCCTATGCATGCCCCGCCCGAATTCCCCTCGTTCAGTGGGTTCGGGTAGGGAAATACGATGTCTTCCAGAGCCGAAAAAGGGCGGAGGCAAGATCATGA
- a CDS encoding LemA family protein → MGTVLLIVLVLVIVIVGGGMVGLVVGMYNSLIQVRNNVQKAWNNIDVLLQQRHDELTKLIDTAIAYVEHERETFDHIVKLRTDYDEVRTIAEKVGIENTLNDRLKKIQMVWEQYPQLRAVESFLQVQDRVSSLESQISDRREFFNDSVNIYNIQIERLPEVLLAKLLGYQRFDYLRIPTEKKEDVEMKFEKPEEA, encoded by the coding sequence ATGGGTACGGTTCTTCTGATTGTCCTCGTTCTTGTCATTGTGATCGTTGGAGGCGGAATGGTGGGCCTCGTAGTCGGAATGTACAACAGCCTGATCCAGGTCCGAAACAATGTTCAAAAGGCATGGAACAATATCGACGTACTCCTCCAGCAGCGTCATGACGAATTGACAAAGCTGATCGATACGGCCATCGCGTACGTTGAGCACGAGCGGGAAACGTTTGACCACATTGTCAAACTCCGAACCGATTACGATGAAGTTCGGACCATCGCCGAAAAGGTTGGGATTGAAAATACGCTTAACGACCGTTTAAAAAAGATTCAAATGGTCTGGGAACAGTACCCTCAGCTTCGCGCCGTGGAAAGCTTTCTCCAGGTCCAGGATAGAGTTTCCTCACTGGAATCTCAGATCTCGGACCGGCGCGAGTTCTTTAATGACAGCGTCAATATCTACAATATCCAGATCGAACGCCTTCCCGAGGTCCTCCTTGCGAAGCTGTTGGGATATCAGCGCTTTGACTACCTCAGGATCCCCACGGAAAAGAAAGAGGACGTGGAAATGAAATTTGAAAAACCGGAGGAAGCATAA